The sequence below is a genomic window from Rhodothermales bacterium.
CCTCATCCTCCCCCTCGAACGTCTCGAACTGCCGTTTGAATACGCCTGGGGGCCGGTGAACCATCTCCTGAACGTCCTCAACTCGCCCGAGCTACGCGAGGCACACGAAACCGTCCAGCCGGACGTTGTCTCTCTCTCCCTGCGTATGCGCCAGAGCGTGCCCATCTTCGAGGGCCTCGCCACCCTGAAGGCCGGTCTCGAATGGAAGAAGCTGGACGACGGCCAGCGCCGGGTGGTCGACCTCAGGCTGCGCTCCGCGCGCCACGCCGGCGTCGCGCTCACGGGCGCCGCGAAGGAACGGTTTAGCGAGATCGAACGCGAGCTGTCGAAGCTCACGACCGACTTCTCAAACCATGTGCTCGACGCCACCAAGGCGTTTGAGTTGATTCTCACCGACCCTGCCGACACCGAGGGGTGGCCTCCGAGCCTGAAACAGCTTGCCGCTGCCTCGTACGCCGGCAAACACGCCGAAGCCGGCGCCCGTCCCGACACCGAGGCCGGCCCCTGGCGGATCACGCTCGATTTCCCCAGCTTCGGGCCGTTCATGCAGCACAGCCGGCGACGCGAACAGCGAAAAACCGTCTACCTCGCCTACATGACCCGCGCGTCCGAGGGACCGCTTGACAACAGCGGGATTATCGAACGCCTCCTGAGCCTGCGCCAGGAAAAAGCCCGGCTGCTTGGTTTTGGCTCCTACGCCGAACTCAGCCTCGACGCCAAAATGGCCCCTTCCGTCGACGCCGTGTTTACGATGATCGAGGAGCTCAAGAGCGCCTCGCTCCGCCACGCGAAGAATGACCTGGAAGAGCTGCGGGAGCTGGCCCGAGCGAACGGGCAGACCGAACCGTTCGCGCACTGGGACGCCGGGTACTGGAGCGAGCGCCTGCAAGAGCAGCGGTTTCAGTTCACGGATGAGGAACTGCGGCCTTATTTCCCGCTCGAGCGCGTGCTCGCCGGCCTGTTCAGCCTCTGCGAACGCCTGTTTGGGATTCGAGTGGAGGAGATAGAAGAACAGCCGACAGCCTGGCATCCGGACGTGCGGTTTTACCACGTAAAAAACGAGGCCGGCGCCATCATCGCCTCGTTTTACCTGGACCCGTACTCACGCCCCGAAAACAAACGCGGCGGGGCCTGGATGGATAATGGCCTGGATCGCCGCTGGATCGACGGCGCGCTCCGCACCCCGGTCGTCCACCTCTGCTGTAACGGTACCCCGCCCGTGGGCGAGACCCCGTCGCTGATGAGCTTCAGGGAAGTCGAGACCCTCTTCCACGAATTCGGGCACGGGCTGCAGGGGATGCTGACGACGGTGGATTATGTCGATGTCGCCGGCATCAACGGCGTCGAGTGGGACGCCGTTGAGCTCGCCAGCCAGTTCATGGAAAACTGGTGTTACCACAAGCCGACCCTGATGGGCATGACCGCCCATTACCAGACCGGCGAGCCGCTGCCGGACGCCCTGTTCGATAAGCTGTGCGCGGCCAGGACGTTCCGCGCCGGCACCGTCATGCTCCGCCAGCTGCTGTTTGGCTTTACGGACATGACCCTGCACCACCGGTACCACCCGGGCGAAGGGAAAAGCGCCTTCGAGGTCTATAAAACCATTGCGAAAGACCTGGCCGTATTGCCTCCGCTGGAAGAGGATCGCTTCCTGTGTAGTTTTTCGCACATCTTCGCCGGCGGCTACGCGGCCGGGTATTACAGCTACAAGTGGGCGGAAGTGCTGAGCGCCGACGCCTTCGCCGCGTTCGAGGAAGCCGGCCTGTCCGACGAACCCGCCATCCGCAAGCTCGGCCGCCGGTACCGCGACACCGTGCTCGCCCTCGGCGGCAGCCGGCACCCGATGGACGTCTACCGCTCGTTCCGGGGCCGGGAGCCATCGACAAAGGCATTGCTGCGGCACGCTGGGCTCGTTTAATCGTTTGAGCGTTATCGCGTTGAACGTTTCCTCGTTTGTCGTTAGAGCGTAAAAACGTTCAACGCATCAACGCCGTATTGCGCCAAAAGCGACAGCGACTCGGGAAGAAAAGGCGCGCCGGCGCGGGACAAAGCCGCATGTATTTTGCTGGCCGTTTCGTCGACCGCAACCCCGTCTCATCTCCCGAGCGCCGCCGTGCCAACCATCGACTATTCGCCGCGTATGCCGGCCGTCAAGCCCCTGGTCGACGGCATCGTACAGCAGGCGCGCGATTTCGCGTTTGACCCCGTCAATCGCCGGCTCGTGCTCGTCACGCCCGAGCGGCGCATCAAGACCTCGACGAACCTCGCTCCGCGTGAGACGCTGCCACGACCGTTCCAGACCCACCTCGAGTCTATCGCGCCGGCCACCGAGCAGTGGCTGATCGTCGGGATCGGGATGACGGATTTCGCGGCGCTCAAGAGTGATCCCTACCGCTGCATCCCGTTCCTGGGCACCCTCGAAGGGTTCGCCCAGATCGGCCACGCCGTGCTACTGTTCGAAGGCCACGCCAGCGCCTTCG
It includes:
- a CDS encoding M3 family metallopeptidase yields the protein MAQTAADSNPLLRFEGLPAFHAIRPEHIVPAITELIAHLERDLDLLERTLEPTWKGLILPLERLELPFEYAWGPVNHLLNVLNSPELREAHETVQPDVVSLSLRMRQSVPIFEGLATLKAGLEWKKLDDGQRRVVDLRLRSARHAGVALTGAAKERFSEIERELSKLTTDFSNHVLDATKAFELILTDPADTEGWPPSLKQLAAASYAGKHAEAGARPDTEAGPWRITLDFPSFGPFMQHSRRREQRKTVYLAYMTRASEGPLDNSGIIERLLSLRQEKARLLGFGSYAELSLDAKMAPSVDAVFTMIEELKSASLRHAKNDLEELRELARANGQTEPFAHWDAGYWSERLQEQRFQFTDEELRPYFPLERVLAGLFSLCERLFGIRVEEIEEQPTAWHPDVRFYHVKNEAGAIIASFYLDPYSRPENKRGGAWMDNGLDRRWIDGALRTPVVHLCCNGTPPVGETPSLMSFREVETLFHEFGHGLQGMLTTVDYVDVAGINGVEWDAVELASQFMENWCYHKPTLMGMTAHYQTGEPLPDALFDKLCAARTFRAGTVMLRQLLFGFTDMTLHHRYHPGEGKSAFEVYKTIAKDLAVLPPLEEDRFLCSFSHIFAGGYAAGYYSYKWAEVLSADAFAAFEEAGLSDEPAIRKLGRRYRDTVLALGGSRHPMDVYRSFRGREPSTKALLRHAGLV